Genomic segment of Thamnophis elegans isolate rThaEle1 chromosome 17, rThaEle1.pri, whole genome shotgun sequence:
GGATGCAAAATTGCAAAGCGTGCTGATAATAGGCGACAGTTCGTCCTTCCAAATCCGAATTGCACAACGCAGACACTTTCAAGATCTGttacaaatgttttattttattggagaagggagggagaaaaaaaggagagaaatgtcAACTTCAAAAGAACAAAAAGTCACAGGTTAATAATATCCATAGCAAAAAGGAAAGCTTTCTACAGTCCAAACGCAGGCAGCTACTGAATACGACatctcataataataataaaaaaaaggaattggaTCAGCTAGAATTCTTTAATTCCAAAATCGAGCCTGCACAGGGGAGGAGAGATTGCAAATCGAACAGGAACGAATTGGCCCGAAGTTGGCCTTGGAAGGCCACATATCTGTCTCTGGTTTATCCTGCGGGTCCCTCTGTCTATGCTCGAAGTCCAGGCTTAGACAGAGCTTGAACAAAGCCCAGATAGAAACAACCTTCTCCCCCCAGTTCCTacagccttcccctccccccctttcaatGATGCttttttggggagtgggggggggaactctTGTGtggttgttttgggttttttcctttgaaaaaagaGAACGGGGACCGTTAGTTGTCACTAAGCTTCGCAGAGACACAGAATGTCCATTAGTGAGACCATGCTAAACACAAAAATCGACACATCGTGAAGCCTGGCATAGCTGGGACGTGAAAGCGCCGCAGGAGCCCGATGTCCAGCCCTCAAATAGCCTACCTGCAAAATAAAAGAGACAGTTCATTTGCAGGCTCAGTGCTGGGGGCTGcctagaaaaaggaaagggggaaagaggcaCTTCTGTGGCTGAGCCCACCCCACGGGCCTTAGAGCAGGGGGTCTTCCAACCTCAGCAGCTTTCCAGACTTGGGggcttcaacgcccagaattccccagccagtgagaggccaaggttggagatcccggCCTCCGAGCATTAACTCAGTGGGGGGGAGTGTATttgattcgggggggggggagattgtcaGAATATTAACCGCTTTTTTTGCGCCCGTTCTGGaaggatctcctcctcctcttcctcctggggCTACGGGCCGCCTTCAGGAggaggggcagggcaggaagATGTTATTTTCAAGCTCAAAATGAAACGTTTCAAAACAGACATTAAGAGACAAGTATCGCCCCATTTTATTGGCAAGCCTCAGAGTGGGAATGTCCCCTCCTTTGGTAGATGCTTCTACGGTCTTCAGAAAGGTAGATGGTGGCCACACGTTGGGACAGATCTAAGGCTGGGATCCATTGGGTCAGAAGGCTAGGGATCTTGTTTGCCACACCAGCAGCCGTTTTCCGACGTCGTGAACGACCGTCCCTGTGAAGGCTGGATTGCTGGTAGTCCTCGGATGAGCGACCACAATTCAGTCCCAACCTCTCCGGGGCCAAGCTAGGCAAGTCGCTAAGTGAGCCCTGTCCCGTTTCACGACGTTTGTTAAAACATGTGACCGTCAAACTAACCCGGCTTCCCCCTTGATTCTACCTGTCAGCAGCTTTCTAGGAAGGGCCCAAGTGACAATTCTCAGTGCTGTCGTACctctgaatggtcattaaatgaatggcggtaaatcgaggattacctgtaatcctGGGTAACTTAATTTTTCACCAAAATTACACAAGAATTACAAAACCTTTAATCATTCCTCTGGTCAAAGGGAACCAGTGGGATATTCAACACTGGCTACTCATCTTTCCCCAATTCTCTCAGTCTACAAAATCACATTTTCTTATGAATGTCAGTCAAATGATGGCTCTTCTCAGGGGGAGGGACATTAGGGGGCAGTGAGAGAAAAGCCAGTGAAAATGCTGCAATTTAAACACTGCAGGGAAAGGAATCCACTCTTTGGAACTGTTGGGAAAGGGCGGCCAATAAACATTTCCTATTCGACTTCTGTTGCTTGGTCATCGGAAGGATGGGCAAAATTGCTCCAGTTGCCTCTTACGTGAAAGGCTCCGCAACACCCGGAAGAAAGTGCAGCTAAGAATTTCTCAAGGAAGGAGAAGAACTAGAatgtttctctattttttaaaaaaagaagggtaCAGAAATTGTGAACCatttggagaaagaaaagaatgtttATCTTTCAGGAGGATTCAACCTTGGGGGTGAGGGGTGTCACCCAGTGAAAATAAATCACAGGCTTAAGGAGAGGACAAAAACACAGCAATCACAGCAGCATCAACCAAAGGAATTCCTCCACCAGAATCTCTGCTGGGGCCCACAAGCATCCTAATTGAAGAATTAGGGCATATTCGCAGAAGGGGGCTGGTTGCTGGCATCCATGAGCCACAGTAGCGAAATGGAGAGATCCACCAATATAATTTCACGGAGATGGAACTGTGCTTCTGCTCGGAAAGCACCTGGGTTCAGCCACCGGTGGGAGaaaatggtctggattgattgattggattcgGGGAACAAAGTGCCGAAGTTCCATCTTTGTCCCCTTAATTGGCAGGCATTTTTTGAAGAGCCACCAAGGAAGTCAAAACGGAACTTCTCTCGGACCTGGGTGGGGTTCAAGAGACTACAAACTGGGGCACCTTGTATAATCCAAACTGGCTCTTCAATTTCCAAGCGGCTTTGGTTAAAAGCCACGCCATTGTCTGTTGGCCAGGGGGCAGCCACTGCGCCCTTAATTTCAAGGTTTAGGGTGGATAGTGGGAAACAGGCAAGGAGGAAGGAATGAGCCATCTACAATCCTGGGAACAGAGTGCAATATATGGAAaacagaagaggaaggaggataaACAACAACAGGACAAACTTAGCCAGGATTTTAGTAATAAGACAGCGGATTCCACTGTTCTTGGGCAAGACCTCCCTCAATCTGACTGTAAATAAGGAGGAACAAATATTCCGGGGAACTCTGAAATGGCCACAGGGTGGTGGTTCCTAGAAATAAGTCCTTTGCAGCAGAAGCAAATTGAGATGTCCTGCACATGGCATGTGGGTTGGGGAGCCAACTTATCCCTGGGATTCTCTGAACCACTTTCATTTTGGAAGACTGCAGAATCATGCTTAGCAAGGTGATGTTCCTAATTGAACTGTTTTGCCCCCTTCTGGGGTAGCCCCCCTCTCTCGCTTTCGTCTCCCCCCACCAAGCAGCCTGCTCCGTTCCTCGGCTGCTACAGCTTAAGGGCTGCAGATACCGGCAGGTATCCTCCAAAACCTCCCCCAGCCGCAGGACAATATCCCCCGTCTCACCAGTAGCGACACACCGATGCgccatccccctcctcctccaaactACTCATGAAAAAAACGCGCTCACCTCGAGACTCAATACGCGGAGTATCGCAACCTGTCCGCGCCTGCATCCCGCCCGAAACGCTGGACATCGTAGAGGGAGGATCGCGGGACGGGAGACAGCTGAACGCGCTCGTATCCGTACACGTCTCCAGCGGTGGAAGCCGCAGCGGCCGAGCGACGCAGAGGGCTTCTATCCCGGGTGTAAAAGGAGGATGTCGCGGCCACAGCAGCGACGGCTACCGCGGCAGATCCCGAGCTTGGCATCAGGGGCCTCTCGTAGGGGTCTAAGGAGGTAGAGAGGCGACTGGCCATGGCTGTGGCTTGCGAGTACTGGGCGTACTGGGAATACTGGGCCATGGTGTGCTCCGCATAAGTGTCGTATGCAGAGGCCCCATAGGCCGCAGCATTTCTCGCGCGATACCGTTTATAGTAATCCACCATTCCATAGGGGTCATCGTAATACATGGACTCCCCGTAGCCTGTAGGGTACGGGGTGCGCACCATTCCGTATTGCTCGCTATAAGGTTCGGTCAACTCAGCCGCTTGCCCCGTGCGGTCTACCGGGCACTCTTTAGACCAGTGACCCTCCTTCCCACACCGGTAGCAGCCGCTCTTGTATCCCATCCCGGGCGTGGTCCTGAGACGGCTGGTGGACAACTGCACGCGCATTCGTTTGCCTTGAAGAAACAGACGCAAGAAGGGCAGCTATAAAGATTTGTTAAAGACAATTCAAAGCAAAAAGCACAGCAGctcagaattatttttatattataaaaataacaaaccaCGAAATCACCCACTGATGCCTTAGTGGGTCAAAGAGGGAAGCCAGTAGCTGTTCGAGGACCCAGTGCCTCTTCTGCTCCAGAGTGAAGACCCGGAATTGTTCTGGCAAGGCCGCAAAGCAGAGAAGTGGATTGCAAATCAAAACCCGAGAATTTTGCGGACAAAATTGTGAAATGTGATTTACTTCCGAGACACTTATGAGGGTCATGCAGCTGCCCGTGATTTCTAGGAACTCCGAAACAATCAGATTGGTTGAATTTGAAAGGAGTGGGCCTTATACTTAAGCTAAACCTTTTTGAGATTTATTTCGCACTGGATCTACAGgatctattcttccttccttctccagttTGACTCTGCAGGAGATATGGCTGTGCCCTGAACTTACTTTTTCCAGGCTGACGTGGATCGGATTCAGACCTCTCTCCTTTATTATTTGGAACAATCCTTGAAGAATTAGTGTTCCTGAGCTACAGATACAACACTAGTCCAGGTCCCTGCCAGTGGCCTGTACTTTCTTCATCCATTGAAATCAAGAGAccgaggaaaaagagagaaaccaAACGCCACTCCTATCACTTTCTCCATCTATTTCAGATATTTAGACAATCAGACTCTATTCTGGATcattaaaagaattttttaaaatgccgaTACTATTGTTTCACACTTCTGAAATTCAACAATAgcgcatacaggtaatcctcaacttacgatcacataTTGCTaactaaaacatttgttaagtgaattttgcccctttttacgatctttcttgccacggtcaAGCGAataactgcaattgttaaattagtaacacagttgttaactgaatcaagCTTCCTCACTGACTTAGTTTGTAAGGtctcaaaaagggatcacatgaccttgggtcactgcagccgtcataaatatgagacagttcccaagcatctgaattttgatcacatgaccaaggggatactgcaaagatcgtttaagtgtgaaaaactgtcctaaattgaggactaccagtatttgaTACTAATCTGAACCAAATCAGTGAGACTTCATAAAATGAGATTAGTAGAAAGATACATATTATTAATGCACTAGCTAGACCAAGCAAGCATTTCTCTTAATTGTTCCAATCTTCAATACAGAATgctatgtttttattgttatcGCTTTGAGGATTTTCTTGACATGTCAATTTAGCTTAataaagggattacagggtcatacaAAGGGAATTTTTAGTGGAatggcctttccccccccctttttacaaCTCTGTAATCCCTTTTATCAGAGtggaatggagctgagtatttactggctagATGCCCTTCCTGAAGCCTAAGCCAAgatcacagcagatatttttctctttgcatcCTGACAGAGAAACATCTGTTGCTGCCTAAGATTGAAcgctcaaccttccaagtgggaaaTGTTGCCCGAAATCGGGGAGCTGGGGGAGCCGACGGGACTGGCGCCTAGATTGGTGCAAGTTGGGCAGGCACTTGTGGACAGAGTATGCAGACTCTGATTTTATATTGgatactatttggaaccctgagacTCTAATCCACTGCGCTGCTCAAGGAGGTGGCCGTATAAATTgattgaatatattttccaaaataaaatccaATGAACCAGCCTCAAGCCCATTTCTAGACTGCCCACAATCCCTCTCCGGACCACACTTTCATCAAATTATATTCAAGAATCTTCCAGAtaaatgaaaggaaaacaaaatggtaAAAATCCTTGGGATAATTATATTTCTGCCAAACAGTAGGAAACATTTAACAAACTGCCCCTATGTATCACCTACAATTGCCACCTCAATTAAACATGTTGAGAGAGGATGGGAAATGGGATTTCTCCTAAAATACAGCCAGTTTGTTTTCTTTTACTGCATTTGCACGGACCTCTGTTGTGGATTTTTAACAGCTGACCCCCAACCCTATTAGGATGTTCAACATTAAAAGTGAACAACCTGGGCAGAAAGTGGTTTCAATCCTGCAGCTTCTGAgatagagattttaaaaaagcaagttgACTTGAAAGAAAATCTAAACGCAGGGCCTTGGGAAATAGATTGCTATTGGCAgcgagaagaaggaaagaaggcatcAAATCACAGCAAGACGGATGGTCAATCCCAAAGCaacgggagagggagagagagagggggagagagagagagagagagagagagagaagggcgaCTGAGGGACCGGGATGGAGAAGGCTGTGTAATGTTGGCTAGAGGGAAGACCATATAGGAGTACAAAGGCTGTGGGAAAACAAGAAGCATGGAAGCCTTTCCACACATTTATTAATGAACAGAAAGGAAATGGagcagggaagaaaaggagaagactaGGATCAAGATCTACGCCTCTTGTCAGAGGCCCCGAGAAACTGACTGATTGATATCCTTCAATATCTCACCTGCCAATTGCCCTCATGTTTCTAAGCCAGTatgggagatgaccaggctgagcctaacggaggggtcaaatgcatcatcagtctcgagtcccttcatgcccacaagagatctaaggcCAGCCCACCTTGAAGTCTGTTGattcttatctactgccaatttgctttgaccgttAGTAGCTCAGATTATTGTAGAGAGCAATAGAACCTTGTTTATAAAACACAGCTTGTTCtcatagtcttttttttttaagacactAATGAAATAGGGGAACAAGGTGGATAACCTGCTAAGCCTGAAGGCCTTCGAATTTTAAAGTCTTTTTCTAATGAATTTTCTAGATCCAgtgatatatttatataatttactgTGCTTTCATTTTAACAGCGTTCAGATAACCATTCAGTGAAAGGATATTACCGATGTAAAGAGGACGATTATTAATCTCAAAGGCCTCAAAACTCTCATACAAAATTATTTCGGGCCTTGTTTTTCAATCCCAATTTGgacgcttggagagggctgtaaggcactgtaaagaggatatataccgtatttctaagtgctattgcaatctgaatttggatcactgGACTATGGAGATGTTACcagggtcattaagtgtgaaaaacggtcattagTCGCTGTTTTCagggctgctgtaactttgaaccatcactaattgaattattgtaagtgaaggactacctgtagctggcATCAGATCTCCAACACTGGATGGAAGTGAACCAGCGGAAAAACATTACCAGCAGTGGCCCCCTTGGGAGCTCTGAAAATAACCTCCTCTTGGGGAGGAAAGCCAGAAGGGGGGAAAACTTTGGCGGCCTTCCAGTTTCCACGCCCCACCTTAGCCCCACTTCCCACCTTGGAATTCCGTGTTGTCGAGGCCTCTGATGGCCTCGACGGCATCCTCAGCTCTTTCCATGTGCACAAAGGCATAATCTTTCACGATATCGCACTCAAGTACGGGGCCGTATTCCTCAAACTTGGACCGCAGCTCCAGGTTCGTGCAGCTGGTGCTGATGTTGCCCACGTGCAGCTTGGTGGAAGCCTTGCTCTTGTTTTTGCTGGCTTCCACGTTGATGCAGACGCCGTGCAGCTTGTAGTGGTGCAGGTTGCGGATGGCATCCTCAGCAGCTGTCTTGTCCTCAATGTGCACAAACCCATAATTCTTGATGATGTCACACTCCAGGACGCGGCCGTACTGCTCGAAAAGGGCACGGATCTCCTGCTCGGTGGCTTCCCGGGGAAGGTTGCCGATGAAAAGTTTCACCATGGCGGCTAGAGCTGAGCGGGAGAGCAAAAGAAGGGTGAGTTCGCTCTGAACAACCAAAATCAAAGAGCAATGGGCAATTAAGCAGCAGGAGGAAAAAATCCCAAGAGATTATATTGATCGAAGTCAATTAACTTTTACTCATTGGCCTCTTAAGAACTGATTTTAAATGATCCTAACTCTGTGGAAGAAGCTGCCACTACTGTTCAAAAAAACAATGTGTGAAAAAGGCACCTTTTGAATTAGCACATTATGCTAATCAGAATCCTAAATTGTCCAGAAAGCTCTTATGAACATATAGCAGCCACTCCCATACTTATCGgctttgcacccaggtaaaccagggagtgacacgaacaatttgagaacatgtacGTTATTATCCGCTTTTAGcatcaatacttttaaattatattttaatctcaGTACTTTTGAACATATTGCAAAAAGTAATGTgttttgctggtctttgaccgtaataaagatttatacttataCATGTAGCAGGAGATATCAGGAAAATACAGGTAAAATACACAGGCTGTTCTGTaactggtgtgtatgtgtgtgtgtatagcatttataagtgtgtgtgtgtgtaacatatCAGCAGAACAGCAAAGGCCATGATGTGTGtaatgtgtgtatgcgtgtgtatatgtttctttctatctatcatctatttgtctatcatctatcttctaccaTCTATcgatcatctacctacctatctatctcatctatcaaaTATATCTatctttcaatcaatcaatctctatgtctgtctgcctatctatccatagtatgcatgtatatgtgtaaTATACCAGCAGAACTTATCTACGAGCAGAGGACATGCGTGTGGTATGTGTGGTGTATgcttgtgtgtatatatgtaggtATAAATGTAATCCATATCTATAGAAAGAGATAtagcatgtatgtatatgtgtatgtgtgtaatatACCAGGCAGAGCTTTGTACGAGCAAAGGCCCTGCCTGGGTGGAGTCTGTGGCTGTGGGCGTGTTTCTATTCTATGGGCGCCCTCAGTATCAAGATCAGAAAATATCTCAGTTAGTCGAGGCGGAAAGCCAAGGCCTCCGTTCTGCATGCAGGCCTCCGCAGGTATAGTCCCTCCAGCCCGCACCTTCCCCCGCCGCCCGCTTCCTCCGCCGCCCGCCCGGCCTCTCACCAACCTCGGCAACAGCCCTCAGCACAAAATGGCGGCAGCGGCGGCAACTAAAGTTCACCTCCTCCTCCAATGTCTTGGCCCGCCTCCTCGCCTTCCGCCGGGTTCTGATTGGTCCCGTCAAGGGACGCCGGACAGGACGAATGGCCAAAGCGGAAAGGGTCTGGAAGACGTCTACCCAATCAGCTCATCGGCTTTAGCAAGTTCCCAAGGCGATTGGCTACCGTTTTGTGTGAGGCGTTGGCGAAATGACCCTGCCTTCCCTTGCGTTGTACGTCAACCCTTCGGCCAATCGGGTTAGGCGGGGGAAATGTCAACGCTTGCCGGAAGTTCAGCCGGAAAAGGCGGTCATAAATCCGTGGGCGGCGAATACGAAACGTCATTCAAAGTTTGACACAAGTTAGGGAGGGCCGAATGTTGCTCAGTGCCAAAGGAAGTGCGAAAGGGAGAGAAAcgaaaccggggggggggaggagctagGCCAGACTGTTCCATTCGATATTATGCCGGGGGAGAGGCACTGTCCCATGCGGGAGATACTGGGGGAGACCAGACTTTTCAAGGGGCAGGGAAAACAAGAAACTGGACGGTTCCATGATGAATTTTTTAAAGGGGTGGACCAGGAAGAAGCTCTGAATAGAACGATCCACTAGGAAGagcggggagggggaagaaagcaAGCAATGGGTGTGTGTTTCTGGGTGAAAGGAAGTTTGTTTATATGCATTGGTTGAACAATTATTTATTactcattttttcccccatggAAGAATCACCCACTCCATAAGCCTTTTGTCTGAATGAGATTTGGAAGCTTCCGCGCTCCTTAAAATCTGTCAAGCTTTGAATGACGTTTCGTATTCCCCGCCCACGGATTTATGACCGCCTTTTCCGGCTGAACTTCCGGCAAGCGTTGACATTTCCCCCGCCTAACCCGATTGGCCGAAGGGTTGACGTACAACGCAAGGGAAGGCAGGGTCATTTCGCCAACGCCTCACACAAAACGGTAGCCAATCGCCTTGGGAACTTGCTAAAGCCGATGAGCTGATTGGGTAGACGTCTTCCAGACCCTTTCCGCTTTGGCCATTCGTCCTGTCCGGCGTCCCTTGACGGGACCAATCAGAACCCGGCGGAAGGCGAGGAGGCGGGCCAAGACATTGGAGGAGGAGGTGAACTTTAGTTGCCGCCGCTGCCGCCATTTTGTGCTGAGGGCTGTTGCCGAGGTTGGTGAGAGGCCGGGCGGGCGGCGGAGGAAGCGGGCGGCGGGGGAAGGTGCGGGCTGGAGGGACTATACCTGCGGAGGCCTGCATGCAGAACGGAGGCCTTGGCTTTCCGCCTCGACTAACTGAGATATTTTCTGATCTTGATACTGAGGGCGCCCATAGAATAGAAACACGCCCACAGCCACAGACTCCACCCAGGCAGGGCCTTTGCTCGTACAAAGCTCTGCCTGGTatattacacacatacacatatacattctATCAGGCtgcatctctccctctcccccaccctccccccacaccACACACATCATGCTCATACAAAGTTCTGGTaaaccacacacacagacacacacacacgcacacacacacacacacagtatctGTCGGTCCGAacgtgtatatctatctatctatctatctatctatctatctatctatctatctatctaatctctatctatctatctatctatctatcatctatctatatatccctctatctcatttttctatctacctacctacctacctacctacctacctacctacctatctatctatctatctaatctctatctacctacctacctacctacctatctatctatctatctatcatctatctatatatccctctatctcatttttctatctatctacctacctacctacctacctacctatctatctaatctctatctatctatctatctatctacctacctacctacctacctatctatctatctatctaatctctatctatctatctatctatcatctatctatatatccctctatctcatttttctatctatctacctacctacctacctacctacctatctatctatctaatctctatctatctatctacctacctacctacctacctacctatctatctatctaatctctatctatctatctatctatctatctatctatctatcatctatctatatatctatccctctatctcatttttctatctatctatctatctatctatctatctctatctcatctatctatatcgaTCTACCTATCAATCTAACTAGatagatacataaatacatacacagacaTGTCCTCGTACTACTTGTACAAAGTTCTGCTGGTATATTACACATATACATAGTAtggatagataggcagacagacatagagattgAAAGATAGATATATTTGATAGatgagataggtaggtagttaggtataTGATCAATAGAtggtagaagatagatgatagatgatagacaaatagatgatagatagaggagATAGaaagaaacatacacacacatacacacattacgCACATCATGGTCTCTGCTGTTCTGCtgatatattacacacacacacacacttataaatGCTATAGacacatatacataaacacacacacaccctccagtTACAGAACAACCTCTGTATTTTACCTGTATTTTCCTGTTATCTCCTGCTACATGTTCATAAGAGCTTTCTGGACAATTTAGGATTCTGATTGCATAATGTGCTAATTCAAAAGGTGCCTTTTTCACACACTGTTTTTTGAATAGTAGTGGCAGCTTCTTCCACAGAGTTAGGATCACTTAAAATCAGTTCTTAAGAGGCCAATGAGTAAAAGTTAATTGACTTCGATCAAAATAATCTCTTGGACTTTTTTCCTCCTGCTGCTgaattgcccattgctcttcggTTTTGGTTGTTCAGAGCCAACtcaccctttcttcttttgctcccCGGCTCAGCTCCAGCCGCCATGGTGAAACTTTTCATCGGCAACCT
This window contains:
- the RBM4B gene encoding RNA-binding protein 4B isoform X2, whose product is MVKLFIGNLPREATEQEIRALFEQYGRVLECDIIKNYGFVHIEDKTAAEDAIRNLHHYKLHGVCINVEASKNKSKASTKLHVGNISTSCTNLELRSKFEEYGPVLECDIVKDYAFVHMERAEDAVEAIRGLDNTEFQGRLFEGWTSGSCGAFTSQLCQASRCVDFCV
- the RBM4B gene encoding RNA-binding protein 4B isoform X1 is translated as MVKLFIGNLPREATEQEIRALFEQYGRVLECDIIKNYGFVHIEDKTAAEDAIRNLHHYKLHGVCINVEASKNKSKASTKLHVGNISTSCTNLELRSKFEEYGPVLECDIVKDYAFVHMERAEDAVEAIRGLDNTEFQGKRMRVQLSTSRLRTTPGMGYKSGCYRCGKEGHWSKECPVDRTGQAAELTEPYSEQYGMVRTPYPTGYGESMYYDDPYGMVDYYKRYRARNAAAYGASAYDTYAEHTMAQYSQYAQYSQATAMASRLSTSLDPYERPLMPSSGSAAVAVAAVAATSSFYTRDRSPLRRSAAAASTAGDVYGYERVQLSPVPRSSLYDVQRFGRDAGADRLRYSAY